The genomic interval GAATTAATTTAAAAAAAAGGATATTGGCAATTCCTGTTCCAATGACTCCTAGTATTAAGATGTAAATGGTTGCTTGTCTTACTTTCTCAATATGAATCATTTCGATATACCCTGATGAGAAAAGGATGAATAGAGCAGGAAAAAACAATATGGCAAAATTCCCCGTTGTGATGCTTAATGGGCTTAAATCTGATAAGTATTTTTTTATCAAATTAACATTAATTGCATAGCAAATGGATGCGATAATGACCAATATAGCGTAAAAGTAATTCTGTTCAGGATGATTCATTGCTCCATTTAGAACAAGTAATAAGCTTCCGATTAGTCCAATGAAAACACCCCAAAGCTGACGCTTTTGAAAGCCAACACTAAATGCAATAGTTCCTATTAATAAAGTATTTAGTGGCGTCAAAGAATTTAATATAGCGGTAACAGAACTGTCTAGTTCTGTTTGAGAAATGGCAAATAGGTAAGCAGGTAAAAAGGTGCCACATACAGCTGTGAGTGCAATATATTTCCATTTATTTCGTGGAATTAGAAATAAGCTTTTGAATCCTATTAGAATTAGAAAAAGGGATGCGAAAATAATTCGTAAGGAACCAAGTTGAATAGCGGTGAGTCCAATTAGCCCTTTTTTAATTAAGATGAATGAGCTTCCCCAAATAAGTGCTAAGATTATTAAATAGTTCCACTTTATTTGTTTTGACTTCATAATTTATATTTTAACCCAAAATTGTAATTATTTTATGAATTAACGGTGGTATTTTGAGTAATTTTGTAATAATTTTTTAAACAATTATACGATGAATATTATAAAATCGATTGCGTTATTAGTTTTTACAGGTGTTGTAATGACGAGCTGCAAACAAAATACGGAAGTAGCGGAGAAGATTATTCCTCAGAACGCTCAAAATGAAGCCCCAAAATTAAAGAAAGAAATTGCTGCTGAAAACTTGCAATCTGCTACTTTTAAAATTGACGGTATGGTTTGTGCGATGGGTTGTGCAAAAGTAATTCAAGATGATCTTACCAAATTGGACGGTGTTCAAGTTGCGGAAGTTGACTTTGATAAAAAAATAGCATCTGTTTCTTTTGATAAAACAGTTCTTAATCAAGAATCGTTAACTAAAATTGTACAAGCTACAGGAGATGGGACTACTTATAAAGTATCTGATTTTAAATAATTCAGCTCTTGTTTTAAACAAAAAAAACCATTAAGGAATTAATTTTTTAATGGTTTTTTTTTTGTTTAAAATGTCGTAACTATTTCCACTTCAAAGTTTCCATAAGTCGTTGCATGTCATTTTTGATATAACTAGCTGCGGGCATAATGGAGTCGAAATTTGGTTTTGCGTAAAAATAAACGGAACCTGTTACAAAATGCTTTGCACTATCTGTTACGTAAAATTGTGAATTGGTTGCTGCATTACCGTTGACTTGGTAGAACATACCGTAAACTTTTTTTTCAGGGTTTAAATAAGGTTGTTCTAGTATGTCATCAGCTTTGATTACGTGTTCGTAGGTTAGTTTTTGAGCATCGCGTAAAAGATTGTTGATGTTGCCATTTACAGGTTTGTAAGTTAGGTAAATAGTAGCTTTCATTTTTGGATACGAAATACTAAAACCACAGTCTTTATCAGCTTTGATGATTGCTTTTTCATTTATTTCAAAAGCAAAAGGACAATTGTTTTCGAAATTAGCATATTGCGCTTCAGGATAATCGAGTCTTAAATAACTGGAAGGTTTTGGTAGTACATTGTCTTTGCAGCTCAATACCAAAAAAGGAATAAAAAACAGAGTGTAATAAATAATCTTTTTTTGTAACATTTGGCTTGGTTTTAGTAAACTGAAATAATTAATCTAGTGTTACTTTTATTTGTTTGATACGTTTGTTGTCAACGGTTTCTACTTTAAAAGTACAGTTTCCGTAGTTGATTTTTTGTCCTTTTTTTGGAAAATTACCAACGATTTCCAAAAGGAATCCTGCTAAGGTTTCTGCTTCCCCTTTTTTAGATTCAAAAAGGTCCTCGTCAACTTCTACAATCCGATAAAAATCTTTTAAGTTAATTTTGCCTTCAAAAATAAAATTTTTCTCGTCAAGTTGAGAGAAATTAACATCTTCATCATCAAATTCATCACTGATATCTCCAACAATTTCTTCGATTACATCCTCTAATGAAACTAATCCAGACGTTCCTCCGTACTCATCCACGACAATGGCTAAATGGTTTTTCATGTTTTGAAAATCCTTAAGTAGGTTGTCGAGTTTTTTGTTTTCAGGAACAAAAAACGGTTCTTTAATTAAAGAAGTCCAATTGAATTCTTTTTTGTTAATGTATGGTAGTAAGTCTTTTACGAATAGTATGCCTTCAATTTGGTCAATATTGTCTCGGTAAACGGGAATTCTAGAGTATCCTTTTTCGATGATTTTAGGACAGATTTCTTCAAAGGTTTCTGTGATCTCTAGCGCAAATACATCAATACGAGGACTCATGACTTGCTTGGTATCTGTGTTACCAAAAGTTACGATGCCTTCAAGTATCTTTTGTTCCTCAGAGGAGGTGTCATCAGAAGAGGTCAGTTCCAGGGCTTGTGATAATTGATCAACAGAAAAATTAGTTTTTTGCTTACCTAATTTATTATGTAAATAAACAGTAGTCGAACGCATAGGGACGCTAATAGGTGTGAGGATAGTATCTAAGATAGAAATAGGTAACGCTATAAATTGTGCAAACTTAATGTTATTACGGCTCGCGTAAACTTTAGGTAGAACCTCTCCAAAAAGCAATAATAAAAAGGTGACTACAATTACTTCAAGTATGAATTTGATAACAGGGGAGTGGACACTTGCGAATAAATTGCCTCCAATAAATGAGAACAAGATCACGACTCCTATGTTGATGAAATTATTAGCTACTAAAAGGGTGGCAAGTAATTTTTTTGGGCGACTTAGTAATTCTGTGAGGATTTTGCCTTTAGAGTTGTTTTCTTGGGTGCTGTCATCAATGTCTTTTTGTGAAAGAGAAAACAAGGCTACTTCGGCACCAGAAATTATTGCTGAGCAAAAAAGCAAGGCGAATATTCCAATGATGCCAAACAATAAATCGCCGTCTATTGTGTGTGTTAAATTCAAACTGGGCTCTGGGTCCAAATTAAAAAAGATTAGTTAAACAATTAAAACGGCAAATCATTAATTGGTAAGTCGTTATTTTCTGGGTCAAAGTTAGTGTTTTTTGGTGATTCAGATGTTGCGTTTTGTTTGTTGTTTTCAGTGTCTTTTTTAGTGGATAAAAAAGTAAACTCTGTAACCTGAATTTCAGTCGTGTGTTTTGTGGTTCCGTCTTCTGTTTGCCATTGGCGTGACTTGATACGTCCCTCTATGTATATTTTATCTCCTTTGGATAAGTATTTCTCGCAAATTTCGGCTGCTTTATTTCTAACTACTAAATTATGCCATTCAGTAGAAGTGATTTTTTCATTGG from Flavobacterium ovatum carries:
- a CDS encoding DMT family transporter, encoding MKSKQIKWNYLIILALIWGSSFILIKKGLIGLTAIQLGSLRIIFASLFLILIGFKSLFLIPRNKWKYIALTAVCGTFLPAYLFAISQTELDSSVTAILNSLTPLNTLLIGTIAFSVGFQKRQLWGVFIGLIGSLLLVLNGAMNHPEQNYFYAILVIIASICYAINVNLIKKYLSDLSPLSITTGNFAILFFPALFILFSSGYIEMIHIEKVRQATIYILILGVIGTGIANILFFKLIQIASPIFASSVTYLIPLVAFFWGLLDHEILTPIQFLGAFIILIGVYLSAKKQKSH
- a CDS encoding heavy metal-associated domain-containing protein, which produces MNIIKSIALLVFTGVVMTSCKQNTEVAEKIIPQNAQNEAPKLKKEIAAENLQSATFKIDGMVCAMGCAKVIQDDLTKLDGVQVAEVDFDKKIASVSFDKTVLNQESLTKIVQATGDGTTYKVSDFK
- the gldD gene encoding gliding motility lipoprotein GldD, which encodes MLQKKIIYYTLFFIPFLVLSCKDNVLPKPSSYLRLDYPEAQYANFENNCPFAFEINEKAIIKADKDCGFSISYPKMKATIYLTYKPVNGNINNLLRDAQKLTYEHVIKADDILEQPYLNPEKKVYGMFYQVNGNAATNSQFYVTDSAKHFVTGSVYFYAKPNFDSIMPAASYIKNDMQRLMETLKWK
- a CDS encoding gliding motility-associated protein GldE, encoding MDPEPSLNLTHTIDGDLLFGIIGIFALLFCSAIISGAEVALFSLSQKDIDDSTQENNSKGKILTELLSRPKKLLATLLVANNFINIGVVILFSFIGGNLFASVHSPVIKFILEVIVVTFLLLLFGEVLPKVYASRNNIKFAQFIALPISILDTILTPISVPMRSTTVYLHNKLGKQKTNFSVDQLSQALELTSSDDTSSEEQKILEGIVTFGNTDTKQVMSPRIDVFALEITETFEEICPKIIEKGYSRIPVYRDNIDQIEGILFVKDLLPYINKKEFNWTSLIKEPFFVPENKKLDNLLKDFQNMKNHLAIVVDEYGGTSGLVSLEDVIEEIVGDISDEFDDEDVNFSQLDEKNFIFEGKINLKDFYRIVEVDEDLFESKKGEAETLAGFLLEIVGNFPKKGQKINYGNCTFKVETVDNKRIKQIKVTLD
- the ssb gene encoding single-stranded DNA-binding protein codes for the protein MNGTLNKVMLIGHLGDDVKMHYFDGGNCIGRFSLATNEIYINKTTNEKITSTEWHNLVVRNKAAEICEKYLSKGDKIYIEGRIKSRQWQTEDGTTKHTTEIQVTEFTFLSTKKDTENNKQNATSESPKNTNFDPENNDLPINDLPF